In the Lepidochelys kempii isolate rLepKem1 chromosome 3, rLepKem1.hap2, whole genome shotgun sequence genome, one interval contains:
- the WTAP gene encoding pre-mRNA-splicing regulator WTAP isoform X1: MTNEEPLPKKVRLSETDFKVLARDELILRWKQYEAYVQALEGKYTDLNSNDVTGLRESEEKLKQQQQESARRENILVMRLATKEQEMQECTNQIQYLKQVQQPSVAQLRSTMVDPAINLFFLKMKGELEQTKDKLEQAQNELSAWKFTPDSQTGKKLMAKCRMLIQENQELGRQLSQGRIAQLEAELALQKKYSEELKSSQDELNDFIIQLDEEVEGMQSTILVLQQQLKETRQQLAQFQQQQSQASAPGTSRTPSSEPTDQGEAMGKDCSRLANGPSNGSSSHQRTSGPGFYREGSGTEDDFPASPGNGNKLSNHSEDRTVRGGCSYINQLSTGYESVDSPTGSENSLTHHSNDTDSNHDPQEEKTVSMKGNRTVGSRHVQNGLDSNVNVQGSVL, from the exons GTGGAAGCAATATGAAGCATATGTACAGGCTCTGGAGGGCAAATACACAGATCTTAATT CTAATGATGTAACTGGATTGAGAGAGTCTGAAGAGAAGCTGAAGCAACAACAACAAGAGTCTGCCCGAAGAGAGAATATCCTAGTGATGAGGCTGGCAACTAAGGAACAGGAAATGCAAGAGTGTACT AATCAGATTCAGTACCTCAAGCAAGTCCAGCAGCCTAGTGTTGCCCAACTGAGATCAACAATGGTGGACCCAGCCATCAACTTGTTTTTCCTAAAAATGAAAGGTGAACTGGAACAGACTAAAGACAAACTGGAACAAGCCCAAAATGAACTGAGTGCCTGGAAATTTACGCCTGATag CCAAACAGGCAAAAAGTTAATGGCGAAGTGTCGAATGCTTATCCAGGAGAATCAAGAGCTTGGAAGGCAGCTGTCCCAAGGACGCATTGCGCAGCTTGAGGCAGAGCTGGCTTTACAGAAGAAATATAGTGAGGAACTAAAAAGCAGTCAGGATG AATTGAATGACTTCATCATCCAGCTTGATGAGGAGGTAGAGGGTATGCAGAGTACCATCCTAGTTCTCCAGCAGCAGTTGAAGGAGACTCGCCAGCAGTTGGCTcagttccagcagcagcagtcccaggCCTCAGCCCCAGGTACCAGCAGGACTCCATCTTCTGAGCCTACAGACCAGGGAGAGGCCATGGGTAAAGACTGCAGCCGTCTGGCTAACGGACCGAGCAATGGCAGCTCTTCCCATCAGAGGACGTCTGGGCCTGGATTTTATAGGGAGGGTAGTGGCACGGAAGATGACTTCCCAGCGTCTCCAGGGAATGGTAATAAGCTCTCCAACCACTCTGAAGATAGAACAGTCAGAGGAGGTTGTAGCTACATAAACCAACTAAGTACTGGGTATGAAAGTGTAGACTCTCCCACTGGCAGTGAAAACTCACTCACTCACCACTCAAATGACACAGACTCCAATCATGATCCTCAAGAAGAGAAAACAGTGAGCATGAAAGGTAACAGAACTGTGGGTTCTCGTCATGTTCAGAATGGTTTGGACTCCAATGTAAATGTCCAGGGTTCAGTTTTGTAA
- the WTAP gene encoding pre-mRNA-splicing regulator WTAP isoform X2, whose translation MAFIQEFFKPVSHVRWWKQYEAYVQALEGKYTDLNSNDVTGLRESEEKLKQQQQESARRENILVMRLATKEQEMQECTNQIQYLKQVQQPSVAQLRSTMVDPAINLFFLKMKGELEQTKDKLEQAQNELSAWKFTPDSQTGKKLMAKCRMLIQENQELGRQLSQGRIAQLEAELALQKKYSEELKSSQDELNDFIIQLDEEVEGMQSTILVLQQQLKETRQQLAQFQQQQSQASAPGTSRTPSSEPTDQGEAMGKDCSRLANGPSNGSSSHQRTSGPGFYREGSGTEDDFPASPGNGNKLSNHSEDRTVRGGCSYINQLSTGYESVDSPTGSENSLTHHSNDTDSNHDPQEEKTVSMKGNRTVGSRHVQNGLDSNVNVQGSVL comes from the exons GTGGAAGCAATATGAAGCATATGTACAGGCTCTGGAGGGCAAATACACAGATCTTAATT CTAATGATGTAACTGGATTGAGAGAGTCTGAAGAGAAGCTGAAGCAACAACAACAAGAGTCTGCCCGAAGAGAGAATATCCTAGTGATGAGGCTGGCAACTAAGGAACAGGAAATGCAAGAGTGTACT AATCAGATTCAGTACCTCAAGCAAGTCCAGCAGCCTAGTGTTGCCCAACTGAGATCAACAATGGTGGACCCAGCCATCAACTTGTTTTTCCTAAAAATGAAAGGTGAACTGGAACAGACTAAAGACAAACTGGAACAAGCCCAAAATGAACTGAGTGCCTGGAAATTTACGCCTGATag CCAAACAGGCAAAAAGTTAATGGCGAAGTGTCGAATGCTTATCCAGGAGAATCAAGAGCTTGGAAGGCAGCTGTCCCAAGGACGCATTGCGCAGCTTGAGGCAGAGCTGGCTTTACAGAAGAAATATAGTGAGGAACTAAAAAGCAGTCAGGATG AATTGAATGACTTCATCATCCAGCTTGATGAGGAGGTAGAGGGTATGCAGAGTACCATCCTAGTTCTCCAGCAGCAGTTGAAGGAGACTCGCCAGCAGTTGGCTcagttccagcagcagcagtcccaggCCTCAGCCCCAGGTACCAGCAGGACTCCATCTTCTGAGCCTACAGACCAGGGAGAGGCCATGGGTAAAGACTGCAGCCGTCTGGCTAACGGACCGAGCAATGGCAGCTCTTCCCATCAGAGGACGTCTGGGCCTGGATTTTATAGGGAGGGTAGTGGCACGGAAGATGACTTCCCAGCGTCTCCAGGGAATGGTAATAAGCTCTCCAACCACTCTGAAGATAGAACAGTCAGAGGAGGTTGTAGCTACATAAACCAACTAAGTACTGGGTATGAAAGTGTAGACTCTCCCACTGGCAGTGAAAACTCACTCACTCACCACTCAAATGACACAGACTCCAATCATGATCCTCAAGAAGAGAAAACAGTGAGCATGAAAGGTAACAGAACTGTGGGTTCTCGTCATGTTCAGAATGGTTTGGACTCCAATGTAAATGTCCAGGGTTCAGTTTTGTAA
- the WTAP gene encoding pre-mRNA-splicing regulator WTAP isoform X3, translating to MRLATKEQEMQECTNQIQYLKQVQQPSVAQLRSTMVDPAINLFFLKMKGELEQTKDKLEQAQNELSAWKFTPDSQTGKKLMAKCRMLIQENQELGRQLSQGRIAQLEAELALQKKYSEELKSSQDELNDFIIQLDEEVEGMQSTILVLQQQLKETRQQLAQFQQQQSQASAPGTSRTPSSEPTDQGEAMGKDCSRLANGPSNGSSSHQRTSGPGFYREGSGTEDDFPASPGNGNKLSNHSEDRTVRGGCSYINQLSTGYESVDSPTGSENSLTHHSNDTDSNHDPQEEKTVSMKGNRTVGSRHVQNGLDSNVNVQGSVL from the exons ATGAGGCTGGCAACTAAGGAACAGGAAATGCAAGAGTGTACT AATCAGATTCAGTACCTCAAGCAAGTCCAGCAGCCTAGTGTTGCCCAACTGAGATCAACAATGGTGGACCCAGCCATCAACTTGTTTTTCCTAAAAATGAAAGGTGAACTGGAACAGACTAAAGACAAACTGGAACAAGCCCAAAATGAACTGAGTGCCTGGAAATTTACGCCTGATag CCAAACAGGCAAAAAGTTAATGGCGAAGTGTCGAATGCTTATCCAGGAGAATCAAGAGCTTGGAAGGCAGCTGTCCCAAGGACGCATTGCGCAGCTTGAGGCAGAGCTGGCTTTACAGAAGAAATATAGTGAGGAACTAAAAAGCAGTCAGGATG AATTGAATGACTTCATCATCCAGCTTGATGAGGAGGTAGAGGGTATGCAGAGTACCATCCTAGTTCTCCAGCAGCAGTTGAAGGAGACTCGCCAGCAGTTGGCTcagttccagcagcagcagtcccaggCCTCAGCCCCAGGTACCAGCAGGACTCCATCTTCTGAGCCTACAGACCAGGGAGAGGCCATGGGTAAAGACTGCAGCCGTCTGGCTAACGGACCGAGCAATGGCAGCTCTTCCCATCAGAGGACGTCTGGGCCTGGATTTTATAGGGAGGGTAGTGGCACGGAAGATGACTTCCCAGCGTCTCCAGGGAATGGTAATAAGCTCTCCAACCACTCTGAAGATAGAACAGTCAGAGGAGGTTGTAGCTACATAAACCAACTAAGTACTGGGTATGAAAGTGTAGACTCTCCCACTGGCAGTGAAAACTCACTCACTCACCACTCAAATGACACAGACTCCAATCATGATCCTCAAGAAGAGAAAACAGTGAGCATGAAAGGTAACAGAACTGTGGGTTCTCGTCATGTTCAGAATGGTTTGGACTCCAATGTAAATGTCCAGGGTTCAGTTTTGTAA